CTTTAAAGCCTAGTATGGCGAGGGTATTTTTAGGCGTCCCTTTCCTTTATTGTCGGTTGAGTGCAATTTTTAATCTCCGAAAGATGGTGTACAATCTGAAGGAGGCTAGTATGATTTTTAAGGTATTTATTTCTACTTGTCATTCTGTGTCTAATTGTCATTCCATTgtactgtttttttgtttttgttgatAATTATCAGATCTAAGATGCCTTTTGGGTGTCTTTTTTCCAAGAAAGATAGTTTTGCTTCTTTGAGGTGACAAGTCCAAAAATATACTGTATTTGTTTGCTTGTTCCAATTGCCAACTAAAATGACATCTTTAGCCCAAAAGTAGGATTCGGTGATAATGACGGGCTATTGGGGTACTAATGATATTCTAGAGTGGATGAGTCATTTATTAGAGACCACTCAAGGAAAAAAAAGACTACATCTTTAAATTTAAtcatagattttttttcatatCTTTGAGTcatagggaagccgtactattgaCAGGAGTCTACCAGAGGAACAAGAGTGGAGATTGACGACCTAAAAAATCCTACACACTCCAAAAAGATACCCTAGGAATTGAGGAATTGTCATTCTTGCCAGCAAAAGGACCCCAAAACATCCCGACCtgcttgtgtgtgcgtgtgtgtggggaggggggggggggggctaaagaGAGTATTTCCCAGAAGGACCCAAGATATCTGGGATGCACGGGAGGCTGCAAGCTGATCTGAATTGCCGAGTAAAGTTCAAAAATCGAGGACCATACGAAAGGTTGCCATTCTTCCCCAACTGAAGGAGGCGACCATACATGAGCTTTCTATCATTGTTGAGCACTTTGAGCTTCTATCTGTTAGACCTTTCAacctgagcattgatagttgtggatgacactaggagagttgggacaattttcgttggtttatttctcacacaatgccataccaacccgaggggttggggatacatatttataggctgctagccagccaaggcatatgctaagatgctgctaagatgccagtctaagatgctagtctaagatgctagtctaagatgctaactgacagtccttgatggtcaagaacagaactctatcctaacagccagtccttgatggtccaggactttatcctcctaactgccacaaggaccatgtgctgcagccccacaaggaccctagtacacagacttatccatcattctccccctaagtcttgtacgtcgtcttgtgggagagttgaatcatcccaatcctggagcaaagttcgaggaacttgaccctcccaaggggcttggtgagcaggtctgcgagctgatccttggtgttgatgtagcttgcctcgatgctcccttcttccacacagctgcggatgaagtgatacctcagTCGGATGTGCTTGCTCCGTTCGTGGAACACGGGGTTCTTTGCCAGGGCCAGGGCGGACTTGCTGTCCACCAGGAGCTGCACCGTTCTGGTGTCTTGAACGAGAAGATCACCAAGCAGTCGAGCAAGCCAGAGCGCCTGAGTACAGGCGGTGGAGGCCGCTATGTACTCAGCCTCACAGCTGGACAgggccaccacctgctgcttgacTGATTGCCAGCTCACGAGACACTTGCCGAGGAAGAGGAGGATCCCGCTCGTGCTCTTGCTGGTGTCGATGTCGCCGGCGTGGTCGCTGTCGCTGTACCCGACGAAGTGTGCCGCCCCAGGGCACCTAGGGTAATGGAGGCCGTGGTCGAGGGTCCCTGCTATGTAGCGGACGATCCTCTTCACTGCCTGCTGGTGTTCCGACGTTGGTCGCTCCATGAACCGACTGACATAGCCGACGGAGAATGCCAAGTCCGGTCGTGTGTGAGTGAGGTAGCGAAGGCTCCCCACAAGGCGTCGGTACTACGTAGCATCCACTTCCTCCGTCGTGCTGTCGCGACTTAGTTTCAGCCTCTCCTCCATCGGAGTGAGAGCTGGATGGCAGTCGGTGAGCCCAGCTAGCTCAACGATGCGCTTGGCGTAGGCGGACTGTCGAAGCGCGATCCCGGAGTGGTCCTGGTGCACCTCAATCCCTAGATAGAAGGAGAGGAGCCCCAGGTCACTCATCTGGAAcgtggccttcatgtcttccttgAACGCCGCCACCTCTGCATCTTTGGTGCCGGTGATCACCAGGTCGTCAACGTAGACGCCCACCAGCAGGGCATTTCCTCCACTCCCCCGTCGGTAGACGGCAGCCTCATGCGGGCTCTGCTCGAAACCCATCTTCTTCAGCGTGGAGTCCAGCTTGGCGTTCCATACCCTGGGTGCCTGCCgcaggccatagagagccttgcgCAGGCGGAGCACCTTGCCCTCCTGGCCGGGAATCGTAAACCCCGGTGGCTGATGCACGTAGACTTCCTCCTTCAAGTCGCCGTTGAGGAATGCCGACTTAACGTCCATGTGGTGGACATGCCAGCCCTCCTGGGCAGCCAGCGCAAGGAGAAGTCGCACGGACTCCATCCGTGCCACGGGAGCGAAAGCGTCGTCGAAGTCGACTCCTTCCTGCTGCAAGAAGCCTcgggccaccaaacgagccttgtgcttgatgatggcgccggctccatccctcttcagcttgaacacccacttaagggTGATTGCGCGGTGACCTCGAGGGAGATCAGCAAGCTCCCAGGTGTGGTTTTGCTCGACCGCATCCATCTCCAACTTCATCGCGGCGCGCCATGCCGCGTCTCTCTCGGCCTCTGCAAAGGACCGTGGTTCGCCGTCTTCACACACGAGCTGTAGCTGCCCCTCCAGGTCACGTGGCACCAGTCCTGGCaccggctggtcgccgagcacattATCCATCATACGGTACCGCAGCGGTTCGCCTCCATACCATGCGTCGACCCGCTCCTCGTCGTGAGTGAGCGGGGAAGCGAACTTCATCGGGTTGTGCTCTGCGTGAGCTGGTGCTGATGAAGACGAGCCCGGAGTGGCGACCGCCGGGGCTGGAGTATGCGGCATCGCCGGTTGTGGTGTCGTCGGTGTAGCAGGCGCCGGAGTCGATGTAGTTTTGGGGGCCGGGGTAGACGTGCCCGGTGAAGAGGAGCTGCTTGCTCCCCCAGCTTCCTTGAAGTGAGCGTACTCGACAATGAAGTCGTCATACGTCGGCGtcgagccgtcgtccaccgccttgtcccATTGCCACCCTCGCCCTTCGTTGAACACGACGTCTCGCGCTGTGCGCACACGTTGTGTCTTTGGGTCGAGGATGCGGTAGGCCTTTGAGCCCTCCGCGTAGCCGATGAAGACTCCCGGAGTGCTCCTGTCGTCGAGCTTGCCGATGTGGCCGAGCTCCTTGGCGAACGCAAGGTAGCCAAAGACCCGCAAATGAGAGACCGCCGGCTTCCGCCCATGCCAGGCCTCGTACGGAGTTCTGCCGTCGAGTGCCTTAGTAGGAGAGCGGTTGAGGATGTAGACGGCCGTTAGCACCGCCTCTCCCCAGAAGACAGCCGGCATCCCTCTCTGCTTGAGGAGAGCCCGAGCCATCCCCACAACCGTCTGGTTGCGCCGCTCGACGACGCCGTTTTGCTGCGGGCTGTACGGCGCGGAGTAGTGGCGCTGGATGCCCTCATCGGCGCAGTACGACGCGAATTCAGCCGCCGTGAACTCGCCGCCGTTGTCAGTGCGCAACACGCGCAATTTGCGGCCGCTCTCCGCCTCCACACCAACCTGCGCGCGCCTGATGGCGTCCGCCGCTTCTCCCTTACTGCCGAGGATCATCACCCACATGTAGCGGGAGAGATCGTCGACGAGCAGCAGGAAGTAGCGTCGACCTCCTGGTGTGGCTGGCGTCACCGGGCCGCACAGGTCTCCGTGCACGAGCTCCAGCTTCTCCTTAGCCCGAAAACTCGCCTGTTGGGGAAAGGGGAGTCGTCTCTGCTTCGTCAGTACGCAGATGTCGCAGAACTGCTCCACATGGTCGAGGCATGGCAGGCCTCGCACCATCTCCTTGGCACTTAGACGCTTTAGGGCCTCAAAGTGAAGGTGCCCAAAGCGCTCATGCCACTGCCACGCCTCGTCGTCTCGACGGACAGCGAGACAGACCGGTTGTGCCACCTGCACATCAAGGACGTAGAGTCGATTTTCACCTCTGGGCACCTTGGCGAGAAGGCGACGCTGGCGATCCCAGATGCGTAGGACCCCATGCTCAATCAGCACGCGTGAGCCGTTCTCATCCAGCTGTCCCAAGCTGATGATGGAATTCCTTAGCGCGGGGATGTAGTAGACACCGGTGAGCAGCCGGTGCTCTCCCAtcttggtggtgaagatgacggagccgacgccctttatctccacagcggaggcatccccgaacttgacggagcctcgcgcatcggagtcgagctcggcgaagaattcccttcgaccggtcatgtggtgggtggcgccggtgtcgaggcACCACCCCGTAGCCTTGTCCTTCCCGGAGCCATCGCCGAGAAGAGCGTGTGCTTTTGGCTCATCGAGGTGGATGAAAGCCTTTGCGACTGGAGTCGCCGAGGGTAGCTCAATGCTTGCATGCGCCATGAACAGAgccgtctcctcctccttcgcctgtgcGACGTGAGCCTGGCCTTGTCGTGGTTGCCGACACTCATTGGGTGCTGAGAGCGACCTGCAGACATGGCTCGCTGCAGGGGGGCTGTTGCGTGAAGAGGAGGCTGATGAAGACGAGATGCTGCTCGACAGTCCGGAGGGAGGAAGGTAACCAGAGGCAGACGGAGCAGCTGCTGCTACCGACTTGGGCTGCTCACAGGAAATGCTCAGGGTGCAGGttaacgaggctctgataccacttgttagacctttcaacctgagcattgatagttgtggatgacactaggagagttgggacaattttcgttggtttatttctcacacaatgccatacCAATCcgaggggttggggatacatatttataggctgctagccagccaaggcatatgctaagatgctgctaagatgccagtctaagatgctagtctaagatgctagtctaagatgctaactgacagtccttgatggtcaagaacagaactctatcctaacagccagtccttgatggtccaggactttatcctcctaactgccacaaggaccatgtgctgcagccccacaaggaccctagtacacagacttatccatcaCTATCCTCCCTCTACAACCcatcaatctttgatttgagtgagAGAAAAAGGAACAGTAGATTTGTGATTCCACTTGGCCCCTTTTGAATTTCCCTTGAGTTCTTCctgaagcttatgtcactctaaaGTTTGTGGGGAACCCTGGATGGTTGGAGCCGTCCAAAAGCTTCCAAAGTTGTGGATTTTTTACGACCAATTATAGGTGATCGAAGCAGGTTCCAAGTTCGAGATACCAACATATGTTTCCATGCCCATCCAGAGAAACGTCATAGTCTTATGGCCAACAATAGACTGAATATTTGCGTGAAGATTAAAGTTGTTGTTTCAACATACCAACACAAAGTCAAGGATATACAACACTGGATCCTTGGACATGCTATGGTCCATAATAGTAGTTGGCTAGTGGTTACTATGATCATTTGTCTGAATAGAATTGTGATAGCCTATGCAAAGAAGGTACTAAAAGTCATCCACCCAAGTGTTTACATTTATTAAAATTTCCAACCATGCAAAGAAAGTCCCCCACCTTTGAACCATAAGTCCATAGAATAGCTACCCCACCCGAGAAAACATGCACCCATGCACAACAACAAATGAGAAAGAACATACCTGATCTTTGTTCCTGTTATTCAAAGTCTGTGATATTCCACTCATTGAGAATTCATGGACATCTTTGTTTTTCAAGTAGTCGGCCCATCTCTCTGGAATAGCCATAGCCTGGCGATAGTCAAACCCTACTCCACCTTCGTCAACTGGCCGACAAAGAACTGGCATGCCTGAAACATCTTCAGCAATAATAGTTGCTTCTGGCAGGACTTTGTGTATTAAATGGTTAGCCAGCATCATGTAAATGATTGCATCTACATTGGTATCCAAACCAAAATACTCCTTGTAATTTCCAGTGAACGACGTATTGATTCCATGGTGATTGTATAGCATGGATGTAACCCCATCAAATCTGAAGCCATCAAACATGAATTCGTCCATCCAATATCTCAGATTGGAAAGAAGAAATCTTAAGACCTCCCAATTGGTATAGTTGAACAGCCGGCTATCCCACAGTTTATGATAGCCCCTGTCTCCTGTGTAGAAATATGACTCTTGTGCGCTTTGACCAACATCATAGCCATTTAGACCATCTGTCACATTTTTGCTTGCATGGCCGTGGACAACATCCATTAGAACACGCAATCCTAAACTATGTGCCTTGTCAACAAGATATTTGAGGTCCTCTGGAGTGCCTGATTTGCTGCTAACCGCGAAGAAATTCGTCACATGATACCCAAAAGAAGCATAGTAGGAATGTTCCATGATTGCCATTAGCTGGACCGTGTTATAGTTTTTCGCCCTTATACGTGGTAACACATTGTCTGCAAATTCTCTGTATACTTCAGGCTTTTCACCACTCATCCCCACATGCGCCTCATAGATACGTGGTGTATCAGGCTTTCGAGGTCGAGGATGCTTAAACACATACCTGCAAAACAAAGATAAAAATATCATGTCACCacattattttattttatcttaTTTGGGTTTTACTTAATTTCCAGCTCTCAAACTACTGAAATTAGACCTTTCACTAGTTGGTGGATCCCAATGAACACCATCGTATGGAGCTCCAAATTTAGAGGTATTAACAATTGCATAACGAATCCATGCGGGGATCCGTTCAACCCATACTCCATCATGCCTAAATCGAAATTTAACCTTGGAATTGTGAGGGATGGCAGGTCTCCCCTCGACATGAGGAATCTTGATTGACCAAACTCCAAAATTATCCTTCGTCATCATGTGCTCAAAACCATTCCAGTTGTTGAAGTCACCAACAAGTTGTGCTTCCCTTCACCATAAAGTAAAGACTTGCAAGTAAATACATATGAATCTACTAAAGATAGTGAGAAGTAAGTATTGTCAAGAAATAAGGACTAGTCAACCATGACCATGATCAGGAAAGGGAAAACTTTTTTCATATTTTCTCTGTAGTGCACCAACTTAACATCCCAGGACAGTTTCATCAGCATTTTAATGATATGCACGAGTTAACCCAGGACTATTAACAAGTAGCTGCATGGCATTAACAAGTAGGAGTAACAAGTAGCTGCATGGCAAATCACACACTTACATTGCTGCAGGGGCCCATTCCCGGTATACCGTTGCACCAGGTTCTGCGTTGATCCCAAACTTCAAATAGCCTAAGTATGTGCACATATGAAGGCCAGAGACACAGAGCTAAGTATGCGCTTTTGTGCCGTGGGCGTCACAAATTAAATACAAGCATTTCGAATGCATGAACAAGAGCTCACCTCTAGAGAATTCTTCAAGGCTACCCTCATGTTTCTCAATCAAATGTTTCTGGTAATGATACCTTCTCATCCTATAATTGAAGTGGTTCTTGAATTCGGCCAGCTTCGGGTCCAGATCGTATATGGGAAGGTGGCTGACACCATCTTCTGTTGCCACAGTTTTGTGTTCCCGCGCAGTCTCGGGAACAGAAATCTTGCTATTGGCCTTGCATATATGAATGACAGTTAGAGATGGCAGCAGATTAGAACTGAACAAGCTGCAGAGATACAACACATAATCTTGTGCTTATATCAGTTAATTATATTTACCACAAATGCAGCAATTAATTGGTTGATACATTCATCAAAGATTATGCACATTTCTGTTGAATAGCAAGTAGTACGGTTGAAATATCGCAGCAGAGATTATACTATGTATGGACCACATATATGTAAAGAAATTTGATTAAAATCACATCCACTTCTTGAAACATTTGAGACCCAAAGGGGTGTTTAATGGACGAATTCAGGTTTATTATTAGTACTAGTATTATATTTTGCACAAGAATTCCAGCGAATCTGGACAGGCAGAGAAGAAGTTTACCTTCAGTGGCCACGACCAGCGAAGCGAAGACGGCACGGGCACCACGCTCAGCCGCACattgccgccggcgccgccgccaccctGCAGGCGACCGGTCAGCATCGTCGCATCAGAGCCGTCAAGAACTTCGCCATGGGCAAGCAGAACAGAGAACGTTAAAAGAATAAAACAGAACAGATCTCGGAGGCTCACCGAGATCCCCGGACCGGGCCGGACAGCAGCGGGATAGGAGGGGCGCGGCGGGACagagggcgaggcggaggaggaggcgaggcaGAGCATCGTCTTCCACGGCACGGCGGGGCGCCGCGGAGCTGTCAGCGTCGGCGGAGAATCTCCGCCGGGCTCGTGGCACTGCGCGCTTTCAAGCGGCCGGAGGAGGAGCGTGGCGCCGGAGACGGAACGGGAGAGTGGAGTACAGAGTGGTAGCAACTGACGAGGGGAGGCACGAGGAAGACGAGGCGGATCTGTGGGGCCCGGTGGGCCGGGTGCCACGTGGACGGTCGGGGAGCGCCCGTGCGTAACGGGCCAGCGGTAAAGCCAGTGAAAAGGTTTGGGCCCTCGCGTGTCTCATCAGTCTGCGACTTTTTGCTAAAAAAAACAGTTTGTCATGTTTTGATGACTTTTATATAGCATTAATAAGGGAAAATGGTGTCCTTACGATTAAAATAGAAAATCTCCTGTTTTAGTTACTTTGTTATTATATTATTATGCTACGCCGCCCACAAAAAGTGATTTTGccttttccccgcaaaaaaaagaagtgATTTTGCCACCTGAACAAACCCCCTAAACGACTCCAACATGAACTTTTTTAAGGGGCACAGTAAAAAAAAGTCCTCCCGATCTGCAAAAACACAGGTT
The sequence above is drawn from the Triticum aestivum cultivar Chinese Spring chromosome 7A, IWGSC CS RefSeq v2.1, whole genome shotgun sequence genome and encodes:
- the LOC123149769 gene encoding 1,4-alpha-glucan-branching enzyme, chloroplastic/amyloplastic isoform X2; its protein translation is MLCLASSSASPSVPPRPSYPAAVRPGPGISGGGGAGGNVRLSVVPVPSSLRWSWPLKANSKISVPETAREHKTVATEDGVSHLPIYDLDPKLAEFKNHFNYRMRRYHYQKHLIEKHEGSLEEFSRGYLKFGINAEPGATVYREWAPAAMEAQLVGDFNNWNGFEHMMTKDNFGVWSIKIPHVEGRPAIPHNSKVKFRFRHDGVWVERIPAWIRYAIVNTSKFGAPYDGVHWDPPTSERYVFKHPRPRKPDTPRIYEAHVGMSGEKPEVYREFADNVLPRIRAKNYNTVQLMAIMEHSYYASFGYHVTNFFAVSSKSGTPEDLKYLVDKAHSLGLRVLMDVVHGHASKNVTDGLNGYDVGQSAQESYFYTGDRGYHKLWDSRLFNYTNWEVLRFLLSNLRYWMDEFMFDGFRFDGVTSMLYNHHGINTSFTGNYKEYFGLDTNVDAIIYMMLANHLIHKVLPEATIIAEDVSGMPVLCRPVDEGGVGFDYRQAMAIPERWADYLKNKDVHEFSMSGISQTLNNRNKDQTTPRSTLDVASEIPPHISSTSTFGHNSQLETSPLKLPIIQALEALLLAERQGAAALRDATDIMRRQIEQSDALLTKTKQEMDEVRKKQAKTDQILRLLISGAQGNPTS
- the LOC123149769 gene encoding 1,4-alpha-glucan-branching enzyme, chloroplastic/amyloplastic isoform X1; this translates as MLCLASSSASPSVPPRPSYPAAVRPGPGISGGGGAGGNVRLSVVPVPSSLRWSWPLKANSKISVPETAREHKTVATEDGVSHLPIYDLDPKLAEFKNHFNYRMRRYHYQKHLIEKHEGSLEEFSRGYLKFGINAEPGATVYREWAPAAMEAQLVGDFNNWNGFEHMMTKDNFGVWSIKIPHVEGRPAIPHNSKVKFRFRHDGVWVERIPAWIRYAIVNTSKFGAPYDGVHWDPPTSERYVFKHPRPRKPDTPRIYEAHVGMSGEKPEVYREFADNVLPRIRAKNYNTVQLMAIMEHSYYASFGYHVTNFFAVSSKSGTPEDLKYLVDKAHSLGLRVLMDVVHGHASKNVTDGLNGYDVGQSAQESYFYTGDRGYHKLWDSRLFNYTNWEVLRFLLSNLRYWMDEFMFDGFRFDGVTSMLYNHHGINTSFTGNYKEYFGLDTNVDAIIYMMLANHLIHKVLPEATIIAEDVSGMPVLCRPVDEGGVGFDYRQAMAIPERWADYLKNKDVHEFSMSGISQTLNNRNKDQDAIETMIAQQTTPRSTLDVASEIPPHISSTSTFGHNSQLETSPLKLPIIQALEALLLAERQGAAALRDATDIMRRQIEQSDALLTKTKQEMDEVRKKQAKTDQILRLLISGAQGNPTS
- the LOC123149769 gene encoding 1,4-alpha-glucan-branching enzyme, chloroplastic/amyloplastic isoform X4; the protein is MLCLASSSASPSVPPRPSYPAAVRPGPGISGGGGAGGNVRLSVVPVPSSLRWSWPLKANSKISVPETAREHKTVATEDGVSHLPIYDLDPKLAEFKNHFNYRMRRYHYQKHLIEKHEGSLEEFSRGYLKFGINAEPGATVYREWAPAAMEAQLVGDFNNWNGFEHMMTKDNFGVWSIKIPHVEGRPAIPHNSKVKFRFRHDGVWVERIPAWIRYAIVNTSKFGAPYDGVHWDPPTSERYVFKHPRPRKPDTPRIYEAHVGMSGEKPEVYREFADNVLPRIRAKNYNTVQLMAIMEHSYYASFGYHVTNFFAVSSKSGTPEDLKYLVDKAHSLGLRVLMDVVHGHASKNVTDGLNGYDVGQSAQESYFYTGDRGYHKLWDSRLFNYTNWEVLRFLLSNLRYWMDEFMFDGFRFDGVTSMLYNHHGINTSFTGNYKEYFGLDTNVDAIIYMMLANHLIHKVLPEATIIAEDVSGMPVLCRPVDEGGVGFDYRQAMAIPERWADYLKNKDVHEFSMSGISQTLNNRNKDQ
- the LOC123149769 gene encoding 1,4-alpha-glucan-branching enzyme, chloroplastic/amyloplastic isoform X3 translates to MLCLASSSASPSVPPRPSYPAAVRPGPGISGGGGAGGNVRLSVVPVPSSLRWSWPLKANSKISVPETAREHKTVATEDGVSHLPIYDLDPKLAEFKNHFNYRMRRYHYQKHLIEKHEGSLEEFSRGYLKFGINAEPGATVYREWAPAAMEAQLVGDFNNWNGFEHMMTKDNFGVWSIKIPHVEGRPAIPHNSKVKFRFRHDGVWVERIPAWIRYAIVNTSKFGAPYDGVHWDPPTSERYVFKHPRPRKPDTPRIYEAHVGMSGEKPEVYREFADNVLPRIRAKNYNTVQLMAIMEHSYYASFGYHVTNFFAVSSKSGTPEDLKYLVDKAHSLGLRVLMDVVHGHASKNVTDGLNGYDVGQSAQESYFYTGDRGYHKLWDSRLFNYTNWEVLRFLLSNLRYWMDEFMFDGFRFDGVTSMLYNHHGINTSFTGNYKEYFGLDTNVDAIIYMMLANHLIHKVLPEATIIAEDVSGMPVLCRPVDEGGVGFDYRQAMAIPERWADYLKNKDVHEFSMSGISQTLNNRNKDQPGIQN